A section of the Methanosarcina mazei S-6 genome encodes:
- a CDS encoding type IV pilin N-terminal domain-containing protein, protein MPEVKKIIENSSAVSDVLGEILMTTVAVILIGSIAVSIFSYGGPDDNPHTQVNEWIDVETDTIHLENSGGEFIDTGDIEIVVNVNGIRYTYSSSNISENLGNKNSWELGDRIEINTSSEWNLQIEEEDEVDMYLIDKRSKKVFQKLRLSTGEN, encoded by the coding sequence TTGCCAGAAGTAAAAAAAATTATCGAAAACTCCAGTGCTGTTTCGGATGTCCTGGGGGAGATACTCATGACAACAGTAGCGGTTATCTTAATCGGTTCAATAGCCGTGTCCATTTTTTCATATGGCGGACCGGATGACAACCCACACACTCAGGTGAATGAATGGATAGATGTTGAGACGGACACGATCCATCTGGAGAATAGTGGAGGAGAGTTTATCGACACAGGAGATATTGAAATTGTGGTAAATGTCAACGGAATCCGATATACTTATTCCTCTTCTAACATTTCCGAGAACCTGGGGAATAAAAACAGCTGGGAGCTGGGAGACAGAATAGAGATCAACACCTCAAGCGAATGGAATCTCCAAATAGAAGAGGAAGACGAGGTAGACATGTACCTTATCGATAAGCGTTCAAAGAAGGTGTTCCAGAAACTTCGGCTCTCCACCGGGGAAAATTGA